A stretch of DNA from Acomys russatus chromosome 4, mAcoRus1.1, whole genome shotgun sequence:
CATTCTTACTACAGGTGTTCTGGAATATTCTGTGAGATCATTTGTatagcacacagagaaaaagctCAGTAGGTGCTGTAGAGAGCACATAGACATGTATTAGATCATGCTCTTACCTCTACTTGGAGGGACATCGTTTGAGGGTCCTCATGAGCATTTGTCATTGCCTTCTACCACATGCGTCCCACAGGCATGCTCCTGTCCAAGGTCGGGATTAGAGGATTACCCTATACTGATGCATTTCAGCAATACTATGAGTGATGTGTGGAAGTTTCTTAGATGTGGAAGGAAAGCTAAATGCCCATTAGAGGCCTAGGGACAAATGGGGCTACAAGGGGTATGAGTGGGTTTTCTAAACCCAGGGGAAGAAAAGCATCTCAGGAAGGTGGATGCTTTGTGAGTTCCTTTTGCTATGACAAAGCACCGTGACTGAGgtaacttataaaataaagcacttAATGGCGGTTATGCTTCCAGAGCCCATAATAGCATTAGGAAGGCGCAGTAGTAAGAACAGCTGGAAGCTTACATCTTGAACCATaaacagagggcagagagaaCACAGGGCATGGTGACAGAAAGCTTTCCCATGTGACCCATCTCCTCCTATAATGCCACATCTAATCCTCCCAGATAGTTTGGTCAACTGAGAACCAATATTCAAACGTATAAGCCCATGGGGGCTgctcttgttcaaaccaccatggaCATACAGACAAAGATGGGTTGTCGTggaagggcagaggaaggaggtgaAGCCAGACTGTGACAAGAGCAGTGGGGAGCCACTGAGGGAACCTGAGCAAGTGGCACTCAGATGTGAGGAGCCTGTTTGGCTCTCCCTGGATTGCTACTAACAGGCACAATTTTATGTGGTTCTTCCCCAGGGACAGAGAACTATGCTGGCACCAACAATCGCCTTCAGACAAGGCAGCAGCTACAACCCCTTACCCAGCCCTCAGAGATCAGAATGGATCCATGACACTCCAATGGTGCTGGGAACGGCCGACGTCAGAAATGTGTCTCTAACTAGTGTCACCAAAGAATTGGAGTCCAGCACCATTCCAGGCTCCTCCGCCATTGTCAGCCACACTGGAGCTGTGACCCTCCCCCGACAGCTAGGGGACACTGTGCAGAAGAAAGGCAGCCTTCCAGAGGAGCCTTCCTATGCCTTCCCGAGACCCAGGGGCCCATTTCCTTCTGACGAAGGCAGCAGCTACCAGGTCCCTTCCAGCTTTCTCATTCCCAGAGTGGAGCAACAGAACACGAAGCCTAACATTTACGACACCCCTAAAGCCATGCAGGGCGTGTCTCACGACATTCCTAAAACCATGCAGGGTGTGTCTCACAACACCCCTAAAGCCATGCAGGGTGTGTCTCGGGCtggaaaggagctggagagaggcagagaggctccAGAGAATGTCCCCTGGATGTCCAGGCAGACCAATTCCCCGTCTCCTGATCCAGACCGACTATCTGTTGCCAGCTCAGACAGCAGAGCGAGTGTGGTGTCTTCATGCTCCTCCATATCCACGGACTCCTCCTTGGGCTCCTCCTCAGAGGACTCAGCCAAGGAGCTATGGATGGACATAGACTTTGCCAGAGACACAGCAATGGCCCTGCAGCACAAAGTGGCTAGCTCAGCGGCTGGCCTGCTGCTCTTCGTTAGCAGGACTTGGAGGTTCAGAGACTCCCTAGAGGCCAACATCGAGACAATCCGAAGGGCCGCTGACCACGTCGAAGAATCCTTAAGAGAGTTTCTGGATTTTGCCCAAGGGATTGGTGGGATGGCCTGCAATATCACGGAcagccacctgcaggccaggattAGAGACCAGCTCCAGACTATCTCCAGCTCCTACCAGGCTCTGCTAGATGCCAAGGGAAGCCTGGACTGCTGCAACTGGTCCCTCGACGTTCTTGTGTCGGACAAAGCCCAAAACAGCTTGGATGACCTGGAGAGGTTTGTCATGGTGGCACGGATTGTTCCAGAAGACGTCAAGAGATTCACCTCCATTGTCATTGCCAACGGGAGGCTCCTTTTTAAACAGAActgtgagagaggagaggtggagtCCAAGTGTGAAAAATGCATCCAGCCTCCCCAAAGAGAAACTGAGTCCTGCCAAAAGAGCAGTCCGTTCAACCAACAAGTGGCAACCGAACACTCCCTTGAACTAGCAAAGAAAACTGGAGTGAATGTCTGCGGACAGGTGAGTTCAGGGTGATAAACAGTATACCCGGGGGCTTCATTTGTTACCCAAGATGGGCGTCACTGAGGGGGTGCTGGCAACATCGTCATGTAGGAGTGCCCTCCTGCCCGCATGTATGGAAGCCAGAGACAACCCTGCGTTATTCCTCAGTGTCCCTCTCTGGCCAGGACATGGCCAcgtaggctgggctggctggacGGCAGGGCCTAGGgacctgcctttctctgcctctcagcactGGAATGACAAGTTTGTGCTCCCACAGCCTACCTTTTCCCATGAGCTCCAGGGGCTGAGCCCAGGTCTTCGTACTTGCAAAGCACTTCACTGATTGGAAGATCTCCCTGGCCCTCTTTgagtgtgtctgcaggtgctgtgctgggctgtggtgtCTGCCTCTGTCATTTCCATCttactgttttattgttgttttgttttttcagacaggatctcactatgtagccctggcctggaacccactatgtagaccaggctgtctggaatcacagagatctacctctgcctctgcctctccctcctgcctctgcctctgcctctccctcctgcctctgcctctgcctcctgcctcctgcctctgcctcctgcctcctgcctctgcctcctgacctttgcctcctgacctttgcctcctgcctcctgcctctgcctcctgcctcctgcccctgcctctccctcctgcctctgcctcctgcctctgcctcctgcctctgcctctacctctgcctcctgcctcctgcctctgcctcctgcctctgcttcctgcctcctgcctcctgcctctgcctcctgcctcctgcctctccctcctgcctctgcctcctgcctctgcctcctgacctttgcctcctgcctcttgcctctgcctcctgcctcctgcctctgcctcctgcctcctgcctctgcctcctgacctttgcctcctgacctctgcctctgcctcctgaaggctgtgtttaaaggcatgtatcaccataaCTGGCACCAGTCTCTTTTTACTACTTATTGTTGAGACAGTATCTCCCTAAGTTGTCCAGGTGGGCTTCGAACTTGGGTCCTTCCCTCCTTAACCTCCTGTCCTACTTAGGGTgactgtcactgtgataaaacatcacaaCCAAAATCAAGGTGCAgaggaaagggtctatttggcttacacttccacatcatagtctaACCCTGAAGGCAGACAtgacaggaagtcaagcagggcagaagcctggaggcaggaactgatgcagaggccatggaggggtgctgcctactggcctGTTTCACATGGCTTGTTTAGacagctttcttacagaactcagtaCCATAGGGGAGAGGGcacccacccacaatgggctgggccctcccacatcaatcactaattaagaaaatacttactatacaggcttgcctacagtccaatcttatgggggcattttctcagttgaggctccctcctctccaatgactctagcttgtgtcaagttgacataaaacaagccagtGCATCCCCCAAGACGCTGGAATCACAGGCCTGTGCTGCTAACAGCCAGACCTCCACATTTCTAGGTTGAGTCACTGTAGACGTATTTCTCAGAGTCAGAGGGGAACAGCATGTATTCTCAGTGCTAGACTGACCAGTCAGCAGCCCCAGCAACTCCAAGAAGCACCTCTCTGGCTGGCTCCCTTTGGACCCCACAAGGAGACATTTGAGTTCAGGATTCCCAGACTGCAGCAGGCCAGCAAGTGACTGTGACAAGCAGAGAGGTGGCACTTTCAGGTTCTTCCAAAGTGCCTGCTGATAGACAAGCCATGACACATTC
This window harbors:
- the Cass4 gene encoding cas scaffolding protein family member 4, whose translation is MRGTGVREGAAKILLAKALYDNHPDCSDELAFSKGDILTIVEQNVPESEGWWKCVLHGRQGLAPANRLQILQETPADRPCHPFLRDLDTDLTSSEAPYQVPNLFRPPPPGPVYEPMKSWVEGPLPAAAQVYELPDSSSSARIICEKTLSLPKQTLFELPRPARALLPTLPSQVYDVPVQRLVSSTLKKPEKQQFYDIPTSSQKAALHPSSNQANGQRTMLAPTIAFRQGSSYNPLPSPQRSEWIHDTPMVLGTADVRNVSLTSVTKELESSTIPGSSAIVSHTGAVTLPRQLGDTVQKKGSLPEEPSYAFPRPRGPFPSDEGSSYQVPSSFLIPRVEQQNTKPNIYDTPKAMQGVSHDIPKTMQGVSHNTPKAMQGVSRAGKELERGREAPENVPWMSRQTNSPSPDPDRLSVASSDSRASVVSSCSSISTDSSLGSSSEDSAKELWMDIDFARDTAMALQHKVASSAAGLLLFVSRTWRFRDSLEANIETIRRAADHVEESLREFLDFAQGIGGMACNITDSHLQARIRDQLQTISSSYQALLDAKGSLDCCNWSLDVLVSDKAQNSLDDLERFVMVARIVPEDVKRFTSIVIANGRLLFKQNCERGEVESKCEKCIQPPQRETESCQKSSPFNQQVATEHSLELAKKTGVNVCGQGSVSLTSPPPRRQSTERKVHLSEHCRLYFGALFKAIGVFASSLSNSQPPEVFITQSKLVITVGQKLVDTLCNETQEKDDRNEILRGSSHLCELLKDLALATKNAVIKYPSPTALGHLQAEVEKLKHQSQKFRDTLG